In the genome of Chryseobacterium phocaeense, the window AAATTTAAACAATTTTTCGTTTGGTTTTCTTACTTTTTTCATGTGTTGAAAAGCATCTTCTTCGGAACGGTAGCCCAAAGCCAGTGTTACCGTTACTTTTTCCGTATCAGGATTGATGCCGAGGATTTCTTCGATGAGGTCCTGCCGGAAGCCTTCCATAGGGCATGAATCTATATTTTCAATAGCTGCAGCGTACATCAGGTTGGCAAGGACGATGTAGGATTGTTTTTCTGCCCAGTTGAAAATTTCCTCCTGTGTTTTTTGGGTGATATGCTGATTAATGCTTTTTCTGAAAAGTTCCAGGTTTTCAATGGGTGTTTTCCTTACCTCGGAAATGTGATTAAAATAGCCGTGAATATAATTTTCCTCGATCGATTTCTTTGAAATAATCACAATAAGATGTGAACAGGTGGAAATCTGGGACGGATTATAGAAAGCCGGAATTAACTTCTGCTTCATTGCCTCACTTTCCACCACAAGAATTTTGTACGGTTGCAGCCCAAGCGAACTGGCAGCCAGCTTTCCCGACTCAAGGATGTTGTGCAGGATGTCCTGAGGAATAATCCCGTGATTAAATTTTTTCACAGAATATCTTCTGCTTAAAGCTTCCAAATAATTCATAACACAAATTTAAGAATTGAATGCGAATAAAGTGCCTTATTGATAAAATATATCCTTTAAGGTAAAAAACAAAAAAGGATCACTCCAGATATGGAGTGATCCCGGTATTAAAAAAAATAATCAGTTTAAATTTATTCCCTGTTCTTTACCATGATCCAGCCTGAGAATTTAATAGGGGTATTCTTGCTGTTGTTCTCATTCCATGTGATAGAGTACCAGTAGTTTCCGGTAGGAACTTTCTTGCTTCCGTTGGTCGTACCGTCCCAGACATATCTGTTGGATTTGTCCGCCTGGAAAAGTTTGTATCCATACCGGTCGAAGATTCCGATTTCCAGATTCTTTTTATTGGAAAGTGCAGAATAATCAATCGCATCATTTACGCCGTCCCCGTTCGGAGTGATCACGTTGATCAGATTAGGAACCGTGATGCTGATCTCGATAGGTTCACAATCATAGCTGTCTTTTACATAAATTTTAGTTTCACCTCTGGCTACACCGGTAAATATGTTGGAATCCTGCCATTGTATATTATCCATTGAATACTGGTAAGGTGGAGTTCCTCCGTTTACAAAAACGCTTACCGTACTTCCTGAAATGTCAATGCTGGTCACCACCGGCTGCTCTGAAGCATATACTTTTACATGCTGAGTGGCGATACAGTCTCCGGTTTTCAGTTTTACCCAATATGTTCCTACGCCAACATTATTGATAGCCTGTGTAGTTGCTCCCGTGCTCCATTCATAGCCATTGAAACCAGGTCCGGCATCGAGGGTGGTTTTGTCTTCAATACAGATGATTTTGTCCTGTAATACGCTGGATAATACAGGTGCCATTACAGTAAGGGTTACTTTTGCAATTGAGTAACATCCCTGTGCATTGAACACTTTAACATATACTACACCGGTCGGAGCATCATAGGTTAAGAAATTGGTAATTTCATTGGTAGCGTTTACAGCATCTGCCAGAGATTTGTAATATTTTTTAGTAGCTCCCAGTACGGTGGTTACAGCTGCATTGCTCAGGTTAAATGTTCCTAGTGAAGGATTGTCCTCATGGAAACAGGATCTTAAAGAAGCATCAGTGACAACCACAACCGGATGGATATTCAGGGTAACTTTGGCTACGCTTACACATCCCTGAGGCGTGATTACTTCTGCAAATAATACAGCTGCTCCGGAAGCATAGGCTGTAGGATTCATAATCTGGTTTACTCCGGCAGTAAGATCCGCCATTGTATTGAAGAACTTATAGGTACAACCCGCCACTGTTGTTAATGCTGCGGTGGTAAGATCAAATGTTGCCGTGCCGGCATTATTGTTATTACATCCGGTAAGTGTAGCGTCCGTTGCTGCGAATGGTGTAGGGTTCAGCTGTATGACCCCGTCTCCGTTGTCACAGAGCGTAGAGCTTGGGTCTTTGATCACCACCTTAATGGTTGTAGCGCCGGTATATACAAAGCTCGAAGGATTTGCAATAGGAGTTGAGCTTCCCAGTACATAATAGGTGAATAAATAGTTGGCAGGTGTATTAACAAACTGGTTGTTGAAAGACGTCAGATCCACAGTTCCATTTCCAGTTGCAGGATTGGTACAAACAAATGGAGTAACGGTAGCATTCAGGATAGGAACCTTATCCACAAAAACTTTCACATTCTTGATGGAGTGTCTTGCACTGGCGCCTCCTGTTGCTGCTGAGAAACCAAAATATCCCTGAGACATTCCGGCAGCTGCCCCTGATGGAGCAAACGACTGGTCTGCAA includes:
- a CDS encoding T9SS type B sorting domain-containing protein; amino-acid sequence: MKKKLLIYYLILLFGFSGQLFSQTYQLTGNPVNTAGWDLVSNAAVDNDFIRLTTDNTSLYGAIKLATPITLSYCDKWKVEFDFRIDGNGTTQFGRGDGFTFWYLANPPTGFVSGGGLGIPGNASGLMVGFDIFNNTTEGQMSKVHVLYGTNDTAGNNIEYNNTPGSTFHSPDLNPTQPFVGPNFRHVEVNGETDLTNPTNWIIKIKIDGVLIADQSFAPSGAAAGMSQGYFGFSAATGGASARHSIKNVKVFVDKVPILNATVTPFVCTNPATGNGTVDLTSFNNQFVNTPANYLFTYYVLGSSTPIANPSSFVYTGATTIKVVIKDPSSTLCDNGDGVIQLNPTPFAATDATLTGCNNNNAGTATFDLTTAALTTVAGCTYKFFNTMADLTAGVNQIMNPTAYASGAAVLFAEVITPQGCVSVAKVTLNIHPVVVVTDASLRSCFHEDNPSLGTFNLSNAAVTTVLGATKKYYKSLADAVNATNEITNFLTYDAPTGVVYVKVFNAQGCYSIAKVTLTVMAPVLSSVLQDKIICIEDKTTLDAGPGFNGYEWSTGATTQAINNVGVGTYWVKLKTGDCIATQHVKVYASEQPVVTSIDISGSTVSVFVNGGTPPYQYSMDNIQWQDSNIFTGVARGETKIYVKDSYDCEPIEISITVPNLINVITPNGDGVNDAIDYSALSNKKNLEIGIFDRYGYKLFQADKSNRYVWDGTTNGSKKVPTGNYWYSITWNENNSKNTPIKFSGWIMVKNRE
- a CDS encoding NAD(P)H-dependent oxidoreductase, with the protein product MNYLEALSRRYSVKKFNHGIIPQDILHNILESGKLAASSLGLQPYKILVVESEAMKQKLIPAFYNPSQISTCSHLIVIISKKSIEENYIHGYFNHISEVRKTPIENLELFRKSINQHITQKTQEEIFNWAEKQSYIVLANLMYAAAIENIDSCPMEGFRQDLIEEILGINPDTEKVTVTLALGYRSEEDAFQHMKKVRKPNEKLFKFI